GAAATGGCGCTGCTGCTTCAAGAAGACAAAACCTTTGGACTCGGCTGCGAATTTATTCTCGAAAAATTAACCTAAAATAGAGCTTACGCAGAGCGTTCATAAGTCCCCCTGATTTTCCAAAGTCCCCCTGACAAGGGGGATTTAGGGGGTTAAAAATCAAAAATCTATCCCCCATGTGCTAAATTTGTGTAAGTCCTACTAAAACCGTGACTGCGAGTTGCGAAGGAGTTTTTTGATGAATCCGACGACATCCTCCCCGGTTGAACGAATCGGAATCCCGCATAGTGAGACGACAATAGGAAGCACCTACGATTGTGAAACGACGCTGAACGATCAAGAGGTGTTTGAATTTTGCCGCAAAGGGTACTTAGTGCTTGAAGGTGTAGTCGAAGACGCGGTCAATCAGCGTATGATGGATTTCGTGGACGAACACCCAGAGCATCAACCGCTTGAACTGCTAACCGAAGACTGGTTTGTTGACGGTGTGTTCAAAAATCCACAAGCGGCGGGTGCCGTCAGATCTTTGCTCGGCAGAGACTTCAAGCTGCCCCAGACGTTGTGTAATCACCGCGCCCCATGCCCCGCACCGCCCCAAGGGTGGCATCGTGACGGCGGATCGATCTACACCCCACGTCTAGACTACCTTCAAGTATTCTATTACCCACAGGACACACCGAAGGAGGCGGGACCCACCGAGGTTATTCCCGGCTCCCACTTCCTGCGTACCAAAGCCAACTACATGGCGCACCTACGCAGTGTAAAGCTCTCCGTACCAACCACCGCACCGGCAGGCTCTATCTTTATCACCGTTTATTCAATATGGCACCGCAAGGGGAGAAGCACTACCAACGGCTTCCGCAACCTGTTCAAATACAACTACTGGCGGACCACCGAACCGCGCCGTGACTGGATAATTGACCCCGATTTCGATTTCTCTTGGCCCACTTTCGGCGGCGAACCTCACTTTGAGCAGTTTAAGTGTGGCATCGCCGCGGCTGAAATGTTCTGTTGGTTATCCGGCGAAGATTATCAACACACCGGCGGTCAATGCTGGCCCTGTGAGGCTCCCGTCAAGCCACCGGCGTCCGACCAAGAGGGATTGCCAAGCGGATTACGCCGATATTCGGAGGCACACGTATGAACATCGGGTTCATCGGCATTGGGCGTATGGGACGCTTCATGGCACGAAATCTCGCCAAAGGCGGTCACAACCTGACAGTGTTTGATACTCAGAAAGAGGCAGCTGAAGAATGGCTGTCGCAGGTTGCTTTGAATCCCGATTCTATCGGGGGCGCATCGTGGGCGGATAGCCCAGGTGCCGTAGCGGCAGCGAGTCAGGTTGTCTTCACAGCACTGCCTCGACCCCAAGATGTGGAGGCGGTTGCCCTAGGAGATTCTGGTATCCTCAGCGGTGCTGCGCCCGGCTTGGCGTACTTTGATCTGAGCACCACGGATCCAGATACCATCCACCGCATAGCCACCACTGCAAAGCCCAAAGGTATCCATGTGTTAGACGCCCCGGTCAGCGGTGGTGTCAGCGGTGCCGAGCAGGCAACATTGTGCATTATGGTTGGCGGCAACCAATCGGTCTATACATCTTACAAGCCCGTCCTCGACCTCATCGGGGAGAAAGTCATGTACTGTGGTGAACAGGGCATGGGAGCGGTCTGCAAAATTGTCAATAACCTAATCAATCTTGGTAACTACGTTCTGGTGTCGGAAGCGCTGACGTTGGGACTCAAAGCCGGTGCCGAAACAGAGACCATGTTTGAGGCAATCTCCCACAGTTCCGGCAATACCGAGTGTATGCAGGAATTTCCGGGGAGTCTGTTTCAAGGCAATTTTGAGCCGGGATTTCAGCTAGACTTGGGTGCCAAAGATGTCGGTTTGGCGACCGAACTCGGTCGTCAACTGCGGCTGCCGATGGAACTCGCCAACATCATCGAACAACGTTTCACCGAAGCGCGAAACCGGGGTTGGGGACAGCTTGCATCGGTCTCGGTAGCGCGGCTTCAAGAAGAGCGGGCAGACGTAGAAATTCGCCTATAACCGTCAAGATTATAAACCTTTGGTGCGAGTCTACAATTATTGATAACAATAGGACTTACGCAGCGCGTTCATAAGTCCCCCTGATTTTCCAAAGTCCCCCTGACAAGGGGGATTTAGGGGGTTGGGGATTTAGGGGGTTAAAAATCGAAAATCTATCCCCCGTGTGCTAAATTTACGTAAGTCCTGAACAATAAACGTAAGGCTCATATAAAAAGAGAGTGCAAAGCATTAAGAGAAACCGAGTTTTCCTTCAAAACTCGGTTTCTGTTGCACGATTTCTTTGCATGAGCCAACGTAAAAAGCAGACTAGAACGCTTGTACGCAGAAAGGCTAGAAAATTCTCTTGAAAAACTTTGCGTCGTTGCGTCATTGCGTTAAGCGTTTTTAATGAACTAATGAATTGGGGTGAACTATGAAAGTTGGTACATTTATGATGCCGCTGCATCCGCCGGAAAAAGATCGGACGCAGACATTTGAAGAAGATGTAGAATGTGTCATTTGGGCAGACGAACTGGGATTCAGTGAAGCGTGGATTGGGCAGCACCATACCGCAGGGTGGGAGCCGATTCCGTCCAACGATGTCTTCATCGCCCACATGTTGCCGCAGACGAAAAACATTCGCTTGGGCACCGGCGTGACTATCATCACCCAGCACCACCCCGCCAACGTCGCCGTCAGACTCGCCTATCTTGATCATCTAGCCAAGGGCAGGCTCAACGTCGGATTTGGACAGGGCGGCGTCCCGACCGATTGGGCACTATTTGATCTACCCGACCCGCGGACGCAGGGACTGATGACTCTTGAGGCAATGGACATCGTTCTCAAACTCTGGCAGGAGGATGGACCTTTCGAGTTCAAGGGGGATTACTGGAACATCAAACTCGACGAAAAGGTGCCCGAACTCGGATTGGGGCAGATTCTGCAACCATATCAGAAACCACACCCACCAATCGCGATGAGTATCGTCAGGGAGGAGTCTATGGCTGCTACAACAGGCGGGCAGCGGGGATTCATTCCAATCAGCATCAACATGGCACCGCCGCACAAGGTCAAGCGGCAATGGGAACTCTACTCCCAAGGTGCCCTCGAAGCCGGACGCGAACCTGACCGATCGGAGTGGCGCATCTCCCGCAGCATATTCGTTGGAGAATCGGATGCAGAGGCGCGGGAACATGCGTTGAACGGTGCATTCGCCGCCTCGCTTATCTACCTACGCGGTATGCTTACGCTTGCCCGGATGCAAGACCTGCTGAAATGGGAGCCGGAGATGCCTGACGAAGCGATCGACGCTGAATATATCATCGACAACATCGCCATCGTTGGTAGCGTCGACACAGTCACGCGAAAGCTGCAGGATCTCTACGACCTCACCGGCGGTTTCGGCACGGTGTTGATGATCGGTCACGACTGGGACGACAAAGCGAAGATGCGCCGATCGATGGAACTGATGGCGAAAGAAGTTATTCCGCAACTGCCGTGACAGGCATCAAAGATGATAGTACAAAGGAGGGGCAGGTTCAAATGCAATCGTTCAAGATTATCGTTGAAAAGCACACTGATGGTTATGTTGCCTATCCAATCGGTCTGAAAGGCGTTGTGTTAGGTTAGGGAGATACTTATGCGCAGGCTGTAGCTGATGTGACATCGGCGATTAAATTTCACATTG
The sequence above is drawn from the Candidatus Poribacteria bacterium genome and encodes:
- a CDS encoding NAD(P)-dependent oxidoreductase, whose translation is MNIGFIGIGRMGRFMARNLAKGGHNLTVFDTQKEAAEEWLSQVALNPDSIGGASWADSPGAVAAASQVVFTALPRPQDVEAVALGDSGILSGAAPGLAYFDLSTTDPDTIHRIATTAKPKGIHVLDAPVSGGVSGAEQATLCIMVGGNQSVYTSYKPVLDLIGEKVMYCGEQGMGAVCKIVNNLINLGNYVLVSEALTLGLKAGAETETMFEAISHSSGNTECMQEFPGSLFQGNFEPGFQLDLGAKDVGLATELGRQLRLPMELANIIEQRFTEARNRGWGQLASVSVARLQEERADVEIRL
- a CDS encoding phytanoyl-CoA dioxygenase family protein, producing MNPTTSSPVERIGIPHSETTIGSTYDCETTLNDQEVFEFCRKGYLVLEGVVEDAVNQRMMDFVDEHPEHQPLELLTEDWFVDGVFKNPQAAGAVRSLLGRDFKLPQTLCNHRAPCPAPPQGWHRDGGSIYTPRLDYLQVFYYPQDTPKEAGPTEVIPGSHFLRTKANYMAHLRSVKLSVPTTAPAGSIFITVYSIWHRKGRSTTNGFRNLFKYNYWRTTEPRRDWIIDPDFDFSWPTFGGEPHFEQFKCGIAAAEMFCWLSGEDYQHTGGQCWPCEAPVKPPASDQEGLPSGLRRYSEAHV
- a CDS encoding LLM class flavin-dependent oxidoreductase, translating into MKVGTFMMPLHPPEKDRTQTFEEDVECVIWADELGFSEAWIGQHHTAGWEPIPSNDVFIAHMLPQTKNIRLGTGVTIITQHHPANVAVRLAYLDHLAKGRLNVGFGQGGVPTDWALFDLPDPRTQGLMTLEAMDIVLKLWQEDGPFEFKGDYWNIKLDEKVPELGLGQILQPYQKPHPPIAMSIVREESMAATTGGQRGFIPISINMAPPHKVKRQWELYSQGALEAGREPDRSEWRISRSIFVGESDAEAREHALNGAFAASLIYLRGMLTLARMQDLLKWEPEMPDEAIDAEYIIDNIAIVGSVDTVTRKLQDLYDLTGGFGTVLMIGHDWDDKAKMRRSMELMAKEVIPQLP